ATACTGGACCAAAACCAGTTCCAAATAAGGAGATACATAAATATTCCTTTCAAGTCCAATTTTTGCTATCACATATTAAATAGGCTTTGGATAATAGTAAtagttataagtatttttttcctcttctctttTATTTGTCATGTGATTGTTGCTTGCCATTGTTTTTATACCTACATGgcttccttttgtttttttggtagCTTTTACCAATTGAAATTGATGAATGATCTAGAAGGGAACACACCATGGTAAATATGGGGAAAGGTTTACTTCAAGGTTGTTTTCTTCTAATTGTAAATTTTCTAACCAGTGATAATTCCAACTTTTTATGTAGTGACTTCAAACAATCATTGCCTGAACACCATGATGAAGTGCATAGCGGTAAGAGTTTAGTTTTTCCATCTCCATTATTTATTGGTCAATATTTTGATTATGCTATTTCATTATATTCCTTTAGCTAAGCTAACTGCAattgttttggatttttttctttattgcatTTTGTTAATTCTTGCATTGAATTCATTCAGATTATTGACCAAATTTTGAGCTTCTCCTTTAAAATCAGTGTACTTATAACTTATTTCGATTTTCAGTTCAATATTTGCCCAAAATATGATCTTTAACTCATTAGATAATACATCGCCATTCTCTTCTGATTGTTAATGCATACTTCTTGGCTCTTTgctccattttatttttaaagcttGGTGCAGTTGAGTTCCTCAGCAAACCACTCTCTGAGGACAAGCTCAGAAATATCTGGCAACATGTGGTTCACAAGGTCTGTTAATATTGACGATATTATATTGGCATTTACTATTAACATAGTATGAGCAAAAGAGTTTCTCATGTGGTTGAACTCAAGCAGGCATTCAATGCTGGGGCAAACATCCTGTCTGAATCACTTAAACCTGTCAAAGAATCAGTAGCGTCCATGTTGCAGCTCCAAACAGACAATGAACAACATGAAAGTAGAGTATCCATTGATATAGAGAAAGTATCCAGCTTTGTTGATAATGATCATGAGCTGTCTCCTGGAAATGATAAATATCCAGCTCCTTCAACCCCACAATTGATGCAAGGGACAAGATTGTTGGACGATGGTGATTGCCAAGAGCAGGCTAATTGCTcaacagaaaaagaaagtgGGGAACATGATGGAGAATCTAAATCTGTCGAAACTACATGTGGTAATTTGAATGCTGAAATTACTCCTCAACAAAGGAAATCTGAAATTACTTTGGTTAGGGAGGAAGTGGATATAGTTGATGCTTCCATGGGTGAGAGTGTTGCTTCTCCACatacacaaaaaagaaaagttctAAGCAACACTGACAGAAATACAAAAGCTTCAAATAAAGTAGGTGTTCATAGTGATTCATgtgagataagaggaaagcggaaaaagataaaagtaagTTGCTTTATGACTATTCATTCTTTCAATGTTTATATTCCTCTTACCCTCTTGCAAATTACAATGACTGTTTCCATTTAATCTGAAAAATGTCAATGTTCCCATTTATTGTGTCCTCAATGTTGGAGTTGATCAAGAAAGTTCAGGCATATATCTTCATTCCATAGGAAATACTCTTTCCATGGAGTTACAGTTTTTTGGTACTTGTTTTTGGTCTCAGGTAGACTGGACACCTGAGCTTCACAAAAAGTTTGTGAAGGCAGTGGAGCAACTAGGCATTGATCAAGCCATTCCTTCTCGAATATTGGAATTAATGAAAGTGGAGAGCTTGACAAGGCATAATGTGGCAAGCCATCTTCAGGTCATTATTTACGTTACTGGTTATGATTAATCAGTATGTTTCTTATCCACAAGCTAACACTTGTTaaactatttttgttaaaaCAGAAGTATAGAATGCATAAGAGGCAAATCTTGCCCAAGGAAGAAGAACGAAAATGGTCgaatcaaagagaaaggagCTATAGTGTTCAAAGACCAATTATGGCATTTCCTCCATATCATTCTAATCACACCCATCCACTGCCTCCTGTATATCCTATGTGGGGACAATCTGGCGGTCCAATGGCTGGCATGCAGATTTGGGGATCTCCTGGTTATCCCTTGTGGCAGCCTACTGCTGAAAATTGGCGCTGGAAACCATTTCCAGGGGTAATATTTGTTTTCTGAATTCAAGGATGAGGATATGAAGTTTTTTCTTCTGTATTATTATTAGCAACTTAGCTCTCCGGCTTGTGATGTAGAGATTGTGCTTATGGATGAAGTTTGACTTGTGATCACTTGATCTTGCAGATGCATGCAGATGCATGGGGCTGTCCAGTGTTACCAATACCACCTCAAGCTCCTGGTTTTCCTTACTCTCAGGTGAGTATCAGTGAACCAAGGATCTTAGTTAATAACCTTGCTGGTTTGTATGTTAATGGTTAATGTGTCTATTTTTCATGTTAATGGTTTACTAATAGGATATTTTTCATCAAATCTCAGAATATGCCTGCATTGCTCAATGCTGATGCAGCGGATCACACATTTACCATGCCACAAAGTTCCTTCGAGCATTATCTGGTAATGCAACATTTTCCTTTCAGTTTTTTTTCCCTACTTGATCACAGTGGCAACTGGCCAGTTACTAgttcatacatacatacatacatacattctAGTTGGCACTCGGCAGAAGTCCATATTGAGATGAAATTGTAACTCTACTTAAAGcctttaaaagattaaaaacgaGGAAAATGTAGTGTTTTTGAGGCTCTGTTTGAAGAAACTTCTCCATAAACATTTATTGGACGATAAAATAAGGAGGTAAAATGAATTGATCTTTTTCTGTAAATTAATATCAACTTAtgcactttaatttttatagaagCTCTTGTATCTAACTTCTCCAAATGTTTGAATACTAGATTTGATATGTTTTTTAATAAGCATGCATCTTACATCAACCATAGACTTGGTTAGAAATGTCAACTATCTAAATGCCAATGCTTTGTAGAGTACGAAAAGACCATGCTATCTAGTATCTAGTGTCCAGTCAATCTTGTTAGATTACTATCAATGTTCTTTGAGTGCCAAGTCAAGTGGTAGTTCCGTAGTTCTAATTAAACTTGCATGGGAACAGGCCTGAACTATTGAGTCTTAATTAAACA
This region of Glycine soja cultivar W05 chromosome 17, ASM419377v2, whole genome shotgun sequence genomic DNA includes:
- the LOC114393941 gene encoding two-component response regulator-like APRR2, encoding MLISGIDRSVTFCGRLRNDAKPAMVFTANDLQEWKDFPKGLKVLLHERDNISAAEIRAKLEAMDYNVSTFCDENDALSVISSGLESFHIAIVEVSSSSAQGGFKFLENAKDLPTIMTSNNHCLNTMMKCIALGAVEFLSKPLSEDKLRNIWQHVVHKAFNAGANILSESLKPVKESVASMLQLQTDNEQHESRVSIDIEKVSSFVDNDHELSPGNDKYPAPSTPQLMQGTRLLDDGDCQEQANCSTEKESGEHDGESKSVETTCGNLNAEITPQQRKSEITLVREEVDIVDASMGESVASPHTQKRKVLSNTDRNTKASNKVGVHSDSCEIRGKRKKIKVDWTPELHKKFVKAVEQLGIDQAIPSRILELMKVESLTRHNVASHLQKYRMHKRQILPKEEERKWSNQRERSYSVQRPIMAFPPYHSNHTHPLPPVYPMWGQSGGPMAGMQIWGSPGYPLWQPTAENWRWKPFPGMHADAWGCPVLPIPPQAPGFPYSQNMPALLNADAADHTFTMPQSSFEHYLAEEVVDKVVKEAINKPWLPLPLGLKPPSTESVLAELSRQGISNIPPKGSKSC